The sequence AATAAAAAAAAGATAAATGAACCCCTGATCGGCGCGCATATGTCGATTAGCGGGGGGCTGCATCTTGCCATCGAACGTGGAAAAAATATCAACTGCAGGGCAATTCAGATATTTACACGAAACAGCAACAGGTGGAATTCCAAAGAAATAACAGACGAAGAATCGCAGAAATTTATAACAGCCAGAAAAGAGTCTGGTATTAATCCAGTTTTTGCCCATGATATCTATCTTATTAATCTTGCCAGCCCTGATGATAAAATATTTGAGATGTCTATGAAGTCGTTCCTTGAAGAGGTAAGAAGAGCAGAACAACTGAAGCTTGATTTTCTTGTTTTTCATCCCGGTGCACACAAAGGGAGTGGCGGTAAAGAGGGGGTGAAAAAGATATCAGGGGCCTTAAAAGAAATTTTGGGGAAAACAGAAGGTTTTGCTGTTAAGTTACTTTTTGAAACAACAGCCGGGCAGGGGACATCCATTGGAGCTAGCTTTGAAGAACTTGCTGATTTAATGGAACAGACCGGCAACAAAGAACGACTTGGAGTCTGCATTGATACATGCCATATTTTTGCTGCCGGTTATGATATAAGAACCGCGGGGAGCTATAAGGAAACATTGTCAAAATTTAATGAAATTGTTGGGATTGATTATATAAAGGCGATACACATTAATGATTCAAAGGGTGATTTGGGATCCCATCTTGACAGACATGAACATATTGGGAAAGGCCACTTGGGCAAAGATACATTTAAATATATTCTTAACGATGAACGTTTCTATGCTATCCCCAAGGTACTTGAAACACCTAAGGGCGCAGACATGAAAGAAGATATTGAAAATATGTATTTTTTAAGACAACTTATGTCGGCTACGTGAAAAAAAATCCCCCCTGTGTCGGATTTGTGAACACTTTTTCTGTTTCTCCTAAAAGAGATTAGAATGTTGATTTATAAATGAATTATAGGTTTTATGATTTTGTTTCTAAAAAAGTGTTTTCTAATCTGTCGGATTTTTAGACAAATAGGTATGGTAACAGTACCTCTCAGAGATAGTGATGATGTTATATAAAACTTTTATAATACAAAGAGTTATGCATATGAAAGGCTGGTCTGATTTTCTTGGCACAAAATTTGCAAAAACTAAATCAACAAAGTATAAATATTAAACGGAGGATGATTCATGAAGAGTCTAATTATAACGTTAGCAATAGTAATAACTGTACTATTTAGTAGCTATCAGGTAGAAGCTGCAATTCAGCTTGCGCCAACCGCGGAAGGTACATCGGGAAAGATTTTTTATCCCAATAGCGCATCGTCAGCTACAGGAGTGACAACCAACTTTGGAACTAATATTAATGGACTTCCCAACTTTTATACAACCACCACCGGTGGTTCGACTGTGAATATCGGGCCATTTATAAATGCGGGAAGATACATTGATACTACAGCTTCAGGTGGGTCAGCGCATGTTTATCTTAAGGGAATATTAGAATTTGATATTTCTTCATTATCAGGTTCTGTGACCTCTGCGTTGTTAACACTCGACTTTACAGGATTAAATGGATTTCTCGGCAATCCGGGGACTCTTAAATTATATGATATGGCTGAATCAACAGAAGATGGAGCTATTACAGGTAATGAAATAAAAGGCTCATATATAGCAGATATATTCAGCTATACTCCATCAAGTGTTCCCGCAGCCGGAATCTATACAATCGACGTAACTTCCGTGGTTGCAGCTGATCTTGCAAATATAGGCTCAAATGGTTTCAGCGGCTTTGTACTTGACTACACAACCCCAGATGCAACATTGCCATTTAATTCATTCTTTGATGTTTTTGCAGTAGCCCAGTTTAACAATTACCAGACAGGTCCTAACGAAGGTTCAACACTTACAATTGAAACAGGACCTCAGCCTGTTCCTGAACCGGCAACCATTCTTCTTATTGGCGGCGGTTTGGTAGGTCTGTTCTTTGCAAGACGCAAAAGAAGCTAATTTCAACATCAGGCAAAAGAATATAAAATTCAGATGCCCGCTCAAATTGAGCGGGCATTTTTTATTATTAGCAGTTGACACCATCAACAACCTTAACTAAAATCCTCACCTATGAATTATAATCAGATTATAAGATGTCTTCTGTCACTCATCATTATGTCTTCTGTGTTGAGTTTTACCGCACAATCAAAAGCCCTTGTTGAACCTGAAGCCGTTGGTGGTGTGAGGAACGGTCAGAATACTTCTACCGGCGGCACAGCAGGTGAAAACGTAGATATTAATACGCTTATCAGGGAATCAGAAAAAAATCCTTCAGATATTTCCTTAAAAGAGAAGCTTGCTATCGCTTATATAAAAGAGAAAAAATATGATAATGCGATTCAGATTTTTCAGAAGATTCTTTCTATTAATTCAGGGTCTGCCATTCATCATAATGCCCTTGGAAGCGTTTACGGATTGAAAGGGGATATCAATAAAGCCGTAGAAGAGTATAAACTGGCAGTGAAATTTGATCCCGGTTTTGCCGAGGCTCATAAAAACTTAGGAAATGCATATATAGGAGAAAAGAAATTGGACGAGGCTTTGAAGGAATTTAATACTGCACTTAAACTTAAACCTGATTATTTCAGCGTTATGAACAATATTGCCTCGCTTTATCTCTTACAGCAAAAATATGATGAGGCCCTAAAAAAAGTCGACGAAGTGCTTACTCGCTCTCCTTCATATATTCCAGCCTTGAGAATGAAAGGGATAATTTATTTAAGATCCGGCAAATATAAGGAAGCTACCAAGGAATTTCTGGATGTACAGGAGAAAAATCCCAAAGATCCGCTCAATACGAAATACCTTGCCGGCGCTTATGTTAGAATGGGAGATTTCATAAAAGCTGTAGAGTATTGTAAAAAGTATATTGAGCTTATGCCTTCTACATCTGATATACAGGATTATAAAGATTTCATTAAAATTTATGGCAATTAGAAAACAAGTGAAAATCAAACCAATATTTTTTCCTGTAAGCATTGTAATATTTTTACTATTTTTCATTTCCTGCTCGGAAAAGAAGCTGCAAAAAATCAAACCGAAGAATGTTCTCATTATAACCATGGATACAACCCGGGCTGACAGGCTCAGGTGTTATGGGAATAAAAATATCGTGACATCGAATATAGATACTCTTTTCAAGAGAGGTTATATGTTTGCTAATGCGGTAAGTCCTGCGCCTGTCACGCTTCCGAGCCATTCATCGATAATGACAGGATTGTTTCCCATAAACCACGGGGCAAGAGACAACAGCATATACAGGCTTTCCCCTGACAATGTCACACTTGCAGAGGTATTGAAGGAAAAAGGATATAACACGGCTGCTTTTGTAAGCAGCTTCATACTTGACTCACAGTACGGAGTTAATCAGGGATTTGCAACTTACAATGACCGGTTTTTACACCCCCAGCAGAAGGGAAGACTTCCTGTAGAAAGGAGGGGTATTGAAACCGCGACCCTTGCTGCTGAGTGGCTGAAAAATAATGCAGGCAAAGAGCCCTTTTTCATGTGGACCCATTTTTATGACCCTCATGCTGAATATGATCCTCCAGAGCCTTTTAAGACAGCCTATGAGAGCGACCCTTATAACGGTGAAATCGCTTACACTGATATGTGCATAGGGCTCCTGATTGACGAACTTAAAAAAGATAATCTTTTTGATTCCACATTGATAGTAATCACGGCAGACCATGGCGAAAGTCTTAATGAACACAATGAGCAGACACATGGCATGTTTGTTTATGACAGCACCCTTCATGTCCCTCTTATAATAAGTTACAGAGGCTTTACTGAGGGTGGAGAAAAAATAAATGATCAGGTAAGGTCTGTTGATATTTTCCCCACAGTACTTGAGCTTTTGGGGATAACTAACAATTCCAAAACAGACGGCAAAAGCATCGTCCCGCTCATGAATGGGGAAAAAATGGAAGAGCTTCCATCATACTGCGAAGCGGAGATACCAAAATCGTTTTACTGGAATGCCCTTAAAGGCGTCCGCTATAAAGGGTGGGAATATATTTATGGAAGAAAGCCGGAACTTTATAACCTTGAAAAAGATCCGGCTGAAAAAGAGAACCTGATTTCCAAGGAGGGCGCTAAAGCAGCCGAACTTCAGGGTATTTTAAAGAAGATTGTGGAAGATAGAAACAAAAGAATCTCAACTAGCATTGCCCCCGTTGATGAAGAAACAGTCGAAAGGCTGAAAAGTCTCGGTTATTTCCAGGCAGGGGGCACGAGCGGCAAGGAAGGGAAGGATGAAGAGTTCCTGACCAGTTTCACGCGTCCCGACCCATCAGAACAGATCTCACTTTACAGGAAATACCAGAGGCTCACCAATCTGGCTGATTCAAAAGAATATGAACCGGCTGAAAAGGGATTGCTTGAAATAATAAGACAGGACCCTCAGAACCCGAGATTCATTGCCACTCTTGGCAAGATGTACGAGGATATGGGGAAAATAGAAGATGCTATTTTCAGATATGAGGAGGCATCAAAGATAGACAAGGATAACAGCAGGTACTATTTCCTCATCGGAAACCTTTACGGCAAGGAAGGCAAAGAAGAAAAGGCAGTCGATTTCTACAGGAAAACCCTGATATCAGACCCGTCCCATTTCATGGCGCATTATAACCTTGGCAGGCATTACACTGTAAAGGGGAAATTTGAAGATGCAATAAAAGAGTACGAGACTACACTGAAATTAAAGCCCGATCATTCCTATTCCTTAAATAATCTGGCCTATATTTATATAGAAAAATTCAAGGATGTTAAAAAAGGAGTGGAATATTTAAAGGAAGCTGCAAAGTCAGCGCCCGGCACACCTTTTATAAGGGATAATCTTGGATGGGCCCTGATGGAAGCAGGCGACTATAACGGTGCGATAGAAGAGTGTTCAGCTGCTGTTAAGATTGATCCCAATAATCCGCAATATCTTCTCCATCTCGGTGATGCCTATAAGAAGAAAGGGAACAGGGAGATGGCATTAGAAAACTGGAAAAAAGCGCTTGAGATTAAGCCTGATTTTAAGGAAGCAAAGGACAGGCTTAAGGCAGGCTGATCTGAATATAATAATGATAAAAACTTTTTATATGGTAAGACCCCCAGCTTCTGCCTGGGGTGCGTCGATTTAATCTTGTCTTCTCAGAACATATCCCCTGCAAGGCTCTCAGCATTCCGCATAATAAAGTCCTTTGAGTCAAAAGGTGCATTGCATTTAAAGGACCTCATTGGAAAAGAGTTCTCTCAAAATACACATTCACAATCAGACAAAGGGCTTGCCACTGAAATAGCTTATGGAGTTACACGGTGGAGACTTTATCTTGATTCTAAGATTGACAGCAAATACAAGGCAAAAAGGGATATAATGATAATCCTCCGCATGTCTCTTTATCAGCTTATCTTCCTGTCAAAGATTCCTGCACATGCCATTGTTGATGAGGCGGTGAAAATGGTGCGGTTTTTCGATGAAGAAAAAACATGCGGTTTTGTTAACTGGTTTTTAAGGGATTTTATAAGAAAAAATAAAAAGATCGCTAAGGACATAAAAGCAGATACAGCAAAAGAAATATCTGTGAATTTTTCCTTTCCTCTGTGGCTTGTAACAAGATGGATCAAAGCGTTTGGCATTGAAAAGACCGCTGCCATATGTGAAGCACAAAACAGGATTGCCGGGATTTCGCTGAAAGTAAACACTCTTAAAATAACTCCGGACGGCTTTGAATTTCTCCTCAAATTAGAAGGATTAACGTTCAGCAGGTCGAAATATTTTGATGAAGTATTCAATGTAAAAAGTGCCGGCAATAAAATTCTAAGACTCATCAATGACGGGTATTGCTATGTTCAGGATGAAGCATCTGCCGCAGTCGGGGAGATTCTTTCACCGCGAAGGGAAGAAATGATTTTGGACATGTGTGCCTCTCCCGGGGGAAAATCCCTCCACATAGCAAATCTAACCGGGAACGGGGCATTTCTGGTGAGCATGGATAAGAATTATGAACGCACAGCGATTGTAAAAGAAAATGCAGAGCTTTATGGTGCATCCTGCGTAAACCCTGTTGCCGCAGATGCTTTAGAATATTCAGGTCTTTTTAAAGCGAAATTCGACAGGATCCTTGTTGACGCTCCCTGCTCCGGTACGGGTATCATACGCCGCCACCCTGATATCAAATGGAGAAGACGCGAAAGCGATATTTCGATGTTCTCAGATTTGCAGTTAAAGCTTCTTAAGGCAGGCACAAGAGCCGCAAAACCCGGCGGAATAATTGTTTACAGCACCTGCACACTTGAAAAAGAAGAGTGCGAGGACATTGTATATAAGCTCATGGAAGATGATAAAGGGGTTTCTTTATTGAATATAAAAGAAACACTTCGAGAACCTCTTCAAAAGTTTGTTAACAAAAAAGGCTTTTTCCGAACATTACCCACAGATGGTATGGATGGCTTTTTCTGCGCTTTGATTAAAAAAATATAGCTTCATTCCTGATAGTTTATCTTATAGACAAGATAAGGACCTGTTTCATATAAAAAGGTAAATCTGTAATCCAAGTTTTTAAGGCTGATAGAATTTCCTTCCCTATTGAAATATTCTTTCAATACTCCGTCAGGGTAATATAAAAAAATGGAAGGTTTTTCCTGTTCAAGATATCTTAACAGCCCATTATCATTCAGTGAATAAAAACCATTGCAGCTCTTTATTCCCACATAGGGGGCAGACATAAAAACTCTTCCAAGGTTTTTGGGAGATATTCCGGAACGTACGGCAATATTACTGATAAACCAATCATAGTTATCTATCAGAAGCTTCTCGGTTTTTGGAACAGATGCAAATTTTTCTGACAAAGTTATCTCCCATTGCGGAGCTTTATAGGCTTTTAATTCTCCGCCGGAGAAGAAAATCCCCCAGAAAGAAATTAATATAGAAGAAATAAATCCAACAAAAATTAATATTTTTTTTGTCTGTTCTTTTTTAATAAAATTAACTTCCTCAATGAAAAAGAAAAAATATGGAATTGAAATAATGGCAATTATCATGAGAAACCTGTATTGCGGATTAGCATTTACCTTTATTGATTCGTAAATAAAAAAAGACAGATATCCAACAAATAGGACTCCAAGCTCATAACGTTTTCTCTGCAGAAAAGAGAGGAAAATGCCAAAGAACGAACCAACTGCAATAATCGGCCCTACTAATTTTATAAATTTAACAGGATAAATAAAAAACTTTTCCCAGAATCCTCCTATTTTATATCTTTCAGAGGCTACATTAAGCGAATAGTAAGGAAGGATGTCCCCCATTTGCACGAAGGTGCTGATCATCCATAAGGACGGAAGCAAAAGTGTTGAAAAACTGTAAACAAGAGATTTTTTGATGCCAGTTTCCAGCACGCGCAGCACGATAAGCAGCGGGACAAAAACCCAAAATTCTATTCTTATCATTGAAGAAAGGCCAATAAAAAGACCTGCGGATATGGACGTTAAAGTATTCAATCTTTTTTCACATAGCGAAAGGGAAAATCCTGTTATGAGAAAAAATAATGCCGGAGCTTCAGACCATGACTGTGCAGAATAAGAAATATGCACGCCTAATAATGAAAAAAGAATACAGGAGAATAAAGCGTTGGTTCTGCCAAAAATATGTTTTAATAAAAGATATAGCGGGATTACGGTTAATGATCCAAACAATAAGCTTAAAACCCTTGGAGCTATTAGAGGATTATTCCATAACAGGAGCATTCCGGAAATTAGATATGTATGAAGCGGAAGCCAGTAACTGCTTAAAATAAAATGAGGATTTTCAAGCCATTCAAGAGAATTAATAATGCGTTCCCAGGGGTCCCCCGGCCTGTTATCTGTGAATATTAAAAAAATACATCTTGTCAGAAAACAGATTAAAAAAAGGAAAAATAAATCTATGGTTTTTTTGTTTTTAAAAAAAGGTAATTGTTTTGTCACATTAACAGAAAGTACGGGTTGATTATCATAATAAGTTTATTGGGTTAATCAGTGTTAACATTTTTCAACAGGCTTTTCTTTCTCAAAATCAGATTTATATAACGGAGTATTGTATATATGAATTTCATTTTTGAGCTGCCTTTCTTCATATCATATCTTAATACAAGAGGGACCTCATCAATTGATGCACCCAAAGATGATAATTTTATAAGGATCTCGCTCATGCAAACAAAACTTGACTCACTTACCAGATTGTCTCCGTAAATATCAAAAGCTTTTCTTAAAAATGATGGTTTGTAAGCTCTAAACCCGCATGTACAATCTTTTGCAGCGCCTACATTGAATCCTGACTTAATTATTATACTTGCTGTCCTGCTTAAGACTTTGCGAATAGGTGAGAGTCCGACTTCTCTGCCGCCTTTGGCATATCTCGATGCAATAACTATATCAAAGCCTTCATTAATCTTATTAATCATTGGTATGAACAGAGACGGAGGATGAGTATTGTCGGCGTCGAGGGTTATTATTATGTCTCCATTTTCCTTTTTCTTTAAAGCGTGCTTAAGGCCATTGAGAATGGCTTTACCAAGGCCCATATTTTTGCCATGGTCGAATATCTCAAGCGGCATATTATTTTCATATTTATGTGCAACATCGAGTGTTTTGTCAGTACTGCCGTCATTAACAACTAATACTTTGTAGTGGTAATCTTTATCCTGAAATGTTTCTTTTATTGTATTTAAAAGAAGCGGCAAAGACTCTTCTTCATTATAAGCAGGTAATATTATCCAGATCATAATCAGACGGTTAAGGTAACTTACTAATATGTTTAATTGAATATGCCATAGTCATTATGGCTCTGCAATGTTTTTTATAAATAAAATATGACTGACATTATATACATTTCTTAATTCTTTCTATCTCCTTGACATAATAAAAAAAATCATTTTTTATAGGCGGAGTTTCTTTATAAAAAAACTACTGACGAGGAGGTTGTCCGGTGGAGCCGAAGATAAAAGAAAAGATTCCGCTTAAAGGCATACGCGCCCGTATTGCAACCAAGATGACGCAGAGCTGGACAAATGCCCCGAGGGTCGCAGAGATTGTCCTTATCAACATGGAAAATGCCAAAAAAGCAGCCGATGCGCAAAAGCAGGATGGTGTTACGATAAATGACCTTATAATAAAATCCTGTGCCTTAGCACTTAAAAAACAGCCCCTTATGAACTCCGCTATAATCGGCGAGGAAATCCTTGTGTTCGAAAGTATAAATGTTGCCTTTGCGGTAGCACTTGATGAAGGGCTTATAACACCGGTAATACCTGACGCAGATGCACTTGACCTTAAAAGCCTTGCGGCAAAGCGTGAAGATGTTGCAAACCGAGTACGTGCAGGGCAAAGGTCTGCTGACATATTAACAGGCGGCACCTTTACCATTACAAATCTCGGTGGATTTGGTATTGAAATATTTACTCCAATCATAAATTACCCGCAGTGCGGGATATTAGGTGTCGGCAAGGCATTACAGCGCCCTGTTGTGGAAGACGGCAAAGTAGTTCCACAGCTTAACATGTATGCCTCCCTTGTTTTCGACCACAGAATAATAGACGGAGCACCGGCAGCAAAGTTTTTAAATGAAATAAAGACAGGGCTTGAGAAGCCTGAGACACTAATTTAATTGGGGATAATTGAGTCATAAAAATAGAACCACAGAACAGAGATTATAGAACAGGAGTGATTCCTTCTGTGTACTCTGTGGTTAATTCTTTTAAAGGGTGTTTCTATGAGCAAAGAGATTTTTGATCTTGAAGGTAAGGTTGCAATAGTAACAGGCGCAGGGAAGGGTATCGGCAGGGCGCTGTCAATAGGCCTGGCAGAGTTTGGCTGCGATCTTGTCCTTGTTGCGCGCACTCTCTCTGACCTTGAGAGCGTTGCGGCAGAGATTGAAAAGAAAGGTAAGAGGGCACTTGCCTGTCCCACTGATGTCACAAATGAAGACCAGGTAAATGACATGGTAAAAAAAGCCGTGGAAAAATTCGGCAAGATAGACATCCTCGTAAATAACTCAGGTATAAGCGGAGACAAGCCGGTTCTCAAGATGGAAGCAAGCTACTGGGACTGGATAATGTCTGTGAACCTTCGCGGCCCGTTTTTGTGCGCAAAGGCGGCAGGTGCACAGATGGCAAAACAGAAAAGCGGTAAGGTCGTAAATGTTTCTTCGATAACTTTCCAGATGGCAATACCCAACATGACATCATACAGCGCCTCAAAAGCAGGACTCGTTCAGTTTACCAAAGTGCTCGCCCTTGAATGGGTAAAATATAATATACAGGTAAACGCTGTGTGTCCCGGCTATTTCAGGACACCCATGAATGAAGCGTTCTTTTCAAGCGAGGCAGGGAAAAAAGTCATTGAGCAGACGCTTCCTATGAAAAGACTTGGCGAGCCTGAAGAGATTCTTGGCGCTGTCGTGTTCTTTGCATCAAAGGCTTCTGATTTTACGACAGGGGCAGTCCTTGTCGTTGACGGCGGTCAGATCTTAGGTAAATAGTTTTTTTGATGAGGTTATTGAAAAAAGTTTTTACCACAGAGTTCACAGAGAAAAAATACTCTGAGTCCTCTGTGGTTGAAATCATTTTGTAAAATGTTCTAATTGTAAAAAATAACAAATAGCGGAGGCAGGAGATGAGCATCATTATCGGGAGAAATAAGAACCTCAGAAGGCTTCTCGAATTTCAGGCAGAGGTGCGTCCAAACCAGATTTTCATCATATTCATAGATAAAGATGAAAATGTAGAAACCTTGACTTACAGGGAATTCAACCTAAAGGTAAACCAGTTTGCCAATTATCTTCTGGGCATCGGGATAAAGAAGGGGGATTTCGTTACATGCAACCTTCCTAATTCCACGGGTTTCTGCCTTACATGGTTTGCCACATCCAAGATAGGCGCCATAATGATCCCGACCAATACAATGTCGCGCGCTGATGAGATGCAGTATATGCTCGAACATTCCGGTTCAACTACGCTGGTCACAGACCCTGAATTTATGGAGATGATTAACAGCATAAAGCCGCAATGTCCAAAGCTTAGGAATATCATCCTTTACCGCGCAGAAGAAGCGGCACCGGGAACAGTCCTTTTAAACGATATACTGAAGGACCAGCCTGCGGAGCTGAAAAAAATAGTTGATGTCGGTCCCATGGATGTTTCCAACATGCTCTATACATCAGGGACAACAGCAAGACCGAAGGGAGTTCTTTTAACTCACGGCAACTCACTCTGGATAGGGGAGAGCATGGCATGCGAGCAGAAGCTTACGCACGAAGACAGGCACATCTGCGTGCTTCCTCTCTTTCATGTCAATGCCCAGTACATCTCGTTTATGCCGACCATAACAGCCGGGGCAAGCATAATAGTATGCGAACGTTTCAGCGCATCAAGGTATTACAGGCATGTCCGCGAATACGGGGCCACAATCACAAGCTTAGTCGCTACCAACGTAAGGCAGCTCTTAGCCCAGCCGCGCCATCCCCACGATGCAGAAAACAAAATGAGAAGGATATGTTTTGCCATTGCCATCACAGATGAACAGTGGGATGAGTTTGAGGCAAGATTTAACTGCACGCTTCATGACCTTTACGGGCTCACTGAAACGCTCGCTCCCTGCACGTTCACTGCAATGCATGCAAAGAGGAAAAGAGGCTCTGTCGGGCTTCCTGCCTTTGGCATTGAGATAAAGATAGTTGATGATGAAAGAAAAGAAATTCCCATCGGCGAGGTTGGCGAGATTGCGGTTTGCGGAACCCCGGGGATTCAGCTCATGAAGGGCTATTATAAGAACCCGGAAGCCACGGCCGCAGTTCTGGATGAGAACAACTGGTTTTATACCGGCGATTTTGGGAAGATGGACGACGAAGGGTATGTCTATTTCGTTGACAGGAAGAAAGATGTAATAAAACGGGCAGGCGAGAACATTGCCGCATGCGAGGTCGAAAGGGTGCTGAACGAACACCCTGCAATATCTGAAACAGCCGTTATTGGTGTCCCTGATGAAATGAGGGATGAAGCGGTAAAGGCATTTATAATTTTAAAAGAAGGGCACAACCCTACTGAAGAGGAGCTCAAGGCGTACTGCGGAGAAAAACTTGCGAAATTCAAGATACCGCAGTACATAGAAGTTGTTGCTTCCTTCCCAAAGACTTCTATTGGGAAGATCCAGAAAAATATTCTTAAAAAAGCAGAGCTTGAAAAGTTAAACAGAAAGGGTTAATTAGTCATCCGTATGGATTATAAATTTGACCTTCGCGTCCACCGCGTAGAAAAGAAAAATCTTGGCAACAGGGAAGAGCTTGCAAGACTGCTCTCTTCATTGAAGTCAAAAAAAGGAGACTCAACCTGGCCGGAGAAGTTTATAAAGGCAGGGGAAAATCTTTATTTTGGCGGTAAAGTTGAGATTGACACTGACAAGTGTATCGCCTGCGGAGCTTGCGCCGAGATATGTCCCACAGGAGCCATTGAGGTTGTTGACAGGGATGGGAAGCGTTTCATCTCTCACAACCTTCAAATCTGCGTTGGCTGCCGCAAATGTGAGGGAAGCTGCGATGACAAGGCGATAAAAGCTGTTCCCGGATTAGAGCTTAAAGCTTTTTTTGAAGGAAGGTCCGAACCCAAAAAAGAAGCAGACCTCATAGCATGCAAGCAGTGCGGAAGACCAGTAGGTCCTGCCCAGGCAATAGAGAAAATAAAGAAAACCCTTGAAAAAGAATCACACCTCCACAGCGAGCTTGACTTTTGCCAGAAGTGCCGCAAATGGCGTGCCGCGTACGAGGCTGTGCCGCGTCTTTCCATGCTTCTTGGCAGGACGCATTCTGATATAACCGGAAATGAAAGCAGTGACCCGAAATGAAATCAGTAAAAAGACAAGAGAAACAGGAAACGGAAAATAAAGCCGGAGCAGCTCTGCCTCAGAATGCTGTTTTTCTGTGCAGTTGCGCCGGAGAAATAGATAAAGTCATAAACCCGGAACGGGTTCTTAAAGCGCTCGAATCTTCCGGCAAATTCGCGAATATATACCGCCATGATTCCCTTTGCCAGCCCAACGGGATCCGCGCCATAGCAGACAGTGTAAAAGATAGTGGCACGGAAAAATTCCTCATTGCCGCATGTTCACCGCAGAGCATCGGAAAAATATTCAAAGAAGGGCTTGAGCGCGCAGGCATAGATACAAGCCGTTATTCCATAGTTAACATAAGGGAAGGCTGTGCCTGGCCTCATGCGAATGAGCCTGAGCTTGCAACTGAAAAATCGATTTCAATGATAAAGACAGCATGGATGGGGCTTAAATCATCCGTAGAAAAAGACACCGAAGTAAGAGGGATAAATGAGAGCGCCATTGTAATAGGCGGCGGTCCTGCCGGAATATCAGCAGCCTTTGAACTTGCAGAGTCGGGAATAAAGACTACGATAATCGAGAAAAAGCATGTACTTGGCGGATTTGCAAACAAGCTCGGCATTGTGGCGCCTACGAATGACTGTGCCCTTTGTACCGCATTTCTGGATACCGGCAACCTCGAGGTTTGTAGAAAATGTATTTACAGGAGCCGCATAGATTCACAGTCTAATCTGAAAATAGTCACAAAGGGAAAAGTCACAGGGATAAGCGGAGAGCCGGGGAATTTCACCGTAAAAGTTGCAAAAGAGCCGCGTTATGTTGATGTGGATAAATGTATTCTCTG is a genomic window of Candidatus Schekmanbacteria bacterium containing:
- a CDS encoding glycosyltransferase family 39 protein — protein: MLLLWNNPLIAPRVLSLLFGSLTVIPLYLLLKHIFGRTNALFSCILFSLLGVHISYSAQSWSEAPALFFLITGFSLSLCEKRLNTLTSISAGLFIGLSSMIRIEFWVFVPLLIVLRVLETGIKKSLVYSFSTLLLPSLWMISTFVQMGDILPYYSLNVASERYKIGGFWEKFFIYPVKFIKLVGPIIAVGSFFGIFLSFLQRKRYELGVLFVGYLSFFIYESIKVNANPQYRFLMIIAIISIPYFFFFIEEVNFIKKEQTKKILIFVGFISSILISFWGIFFSGGELKAYKAPQWEITLSEKFASVPKTEKLLIDNYDWFISNIAVRSGISPKNLGRVFMSAPYVGIKSCNGFYSLNDNGLLRYLEQEKPSIFLYYPDGVLKEYFNREGNSISLKNLDYRFTFLYETGPYLVYKINYQE
- a CDS encoding glycosyltransferase family 2 protein — translated: MIWIILPAYNEEESLPLLLNTIKETFQDKDYHYKVLVVNDGSTDKTLDVAHKYENNMPLEIFDHGKNMGLGKAILNGLKHALKKKENGDIIITLDADNTHPPSLFIPMINKINEGFDIVIASRYAKGGREVGLSPIRKVLSRTASIIIKSGFNVGAAKDCTCGFRAYKPSFLRKAFDIYGDNLVSESSFVCMSEILIKLSSLGASIDEVPLVLRYDMKKGSSKMKFIYTILRYINLILRKKSLLKNVNTD
- a CDS encoding 2-oxo acid dehydrogenase subunit E2; translated protein: MEPKIKEKIPLKGIRARIATKMTQSWTNAPRVAEIVLINMENAKKAADAQKQDGVTINDLIIKSCALALKKQPLMNSAIIGEEILVFESINVAFAVALDEGLITPVIPDADALDLKSLAAKREDVANRVRAGQRSADILTGGTFTITNLGGFGIEIFTPIINYPQCGILGVGKALQRPVVEDGKVVPQLNMYASLVFDHRIIDGAPAAKFLNEIKTGLEKPETLI
- a CDS encoding glucose 1-dehydrogenase: MSKEIFDLEGKVAIVTGAGKGIGRALSIGLAEFGCDLVLVARTLSDLESVAAEIEKKGKRALACPTDVTNEDQVNDMVKKAVEKFGKIDILVNNSGISGDKPVLKMEASYWDWIMSVNLRGPFLCAKAAGAQMAKQKSGKVVNVSSITFQMAIPNMTSYSASKAGLVQFTKVLALEWVKYNIQVNAVCPGYFRTPMNEAFFSSEAGKKVIEQTLPMKRLGEPEEILGAVVFFASKASDFTTGAVLVVDGGQILGK
- a CDS encoding AMP-binding protein — protein: MSIIIGRNKNLRRLLEFQAEVRPNQIFIIFIDKDENVETLTYREFNLKVNQFANYLLGIGIKKGDFVTCNLPNSTGFCLTWFATSKIGAIMIPTNTMSRADEMQYMLEHSGSTTLVTDPEFMEMINSIKPQCPKLRNIILYRAEEAAPGTVLLNDILKDQPAELKKIVDVGPMDVSNMLYTSGTTARPKGVLLTHGNSLWIGESMACEQKLTHEDRHICVLPLFHVNAQYISFMPTITAGASIIVCERFSASRYYRHVREYGATITSLVATNVRQLLAQPRHPHDAENKMRRICFAIAITDEQWDEFEARFNCTLHDLYGLTETLAPCTFTAMHAKRKRGSVGLPAFGIEIKIVDDERKEIPIGEVGEIAVCGTPGIQLMKGYYKNPEATAAVLDENNWFYTGDFGKMDDEGYVYFVDRKKDVIKRAGENIAACEVERVLNEHPAISETAVIGVPDEMRDEAVKAFIILKEGHNPTEEELKAYCGEKLAKFKIPQYIEVVASFPKTSIGKIQKNILKKAELEKLNRKG
- a CDS encoding 4Fe-4S dicluster domain-containing protein gives rise to the protein MDYKFDLRVHRVEKKNLGNREELARLLSSLKSKKGDSTWPEKFIKAGENLYFGGKVEIDTDKCIACGACAEICPTGAIEVVDRDGKRFISHNLQICVGCRKCEGSCDDKAIKAVPGLELKAFFEGRSEPKKEADLIACKQCGRPVGPAQAIEKIKKTLEKESHLHSELDFCQKCRKWRAAYEAVPRLSMLLGRTHSDITGNESSDPK